The proteins below come from a single Solea senegalensis isolate Sse05_10M linkage group LG2, IFAPA_SoseM_1, whole genome shotgun sequence genomic window:
- the acp2 gene encoding lysosomal acid phosphatase encodes MRFATVLFLFTLGSVCGQATAERKLVYVTVLFRHGDRSPIKAYPTDPYQESDWPQGFGQLSQEGMRQHFELGHFLRKRYNGFLNESYNRHEIFVRSTDYDRTLMSAEANLAGLYPPSGQQVFDPNLKWQPIPVHTLPKSEEKLLSFPLDDCPRYRQLMSETEHAEEFVNMTIKYQDIIELVGDKTGLNATSVESIWSVYDTLFCESRHNMSAPDWVTPQVLQRLKVLKDFEIKAIFGVYKQLEKSRLQGGLLLGEIVKNLTKMAAPDPEQQLKLMMLSAHDSTIAALHMSLDVYNGRQPPYAACQIFELYREDNGSVSVSMFYRNDSTVDPYSQQLPGCSLDCPLEDFVRITRPWISDDRDKECQVPSNGTNKELIISLLVSSCLLFILIIVLLSVICSHKSPIRTLGYQHVINEEVADGS; translated from the exons CTGTTTCGCCATGGAGACCGATCGCCCATCAAAGCCTACCCCACAGACCCATACCAAGAGAGTGACTGGCCACAAGGCTTTGGGCAGCTGTCCCAG gaaGGGATGCGGCAGCACTTTGAGTTGGGTCACTTTCTGAGGAAGAGATACAATGGCTTCCTCAATGAATCATACAACAGACACGAG atcTTTGTTCGCAGTACAGACTATGATCGCACTTTGATGAGCGCTGAGGCCAACCTGGCAG GTCTCTATCCCCCCAGTGGTCAGCAGGTATTTGACCCTAACCTGAAGTGGCAGCCAATTCCTGTCCACACCTTGCCAAAAAGTGAAGAGAAG CTTCTCTCATTTCCTCTGGATGACTGTCCTCGGTACAGACAGCTGATGAGTGAAACTGAACATGCAGAGGAATTTGTTAATATGACCATTAAATACCAG GACATTATTGAGCTTGTGGGGGATAAAACTGGACTGAATGCTACCAGTGTGGAATCAATCTGGAGTGTGTATGACACACTCTTCTgtgag TCCCGTCACAACATGTCAGCTCCCGACTGGGTGACTCCTCAAGTATTGCAAAGACTCAAAGTGCTCAAAGACTTTGAAATTAAG GCGATATTTGGAGTCTACAAACAACTAGAAAAGAGTCGTCTGCAGGGAG gCCTCCTGTTGGGTGAAATAGTGAAGAATCTTACCAAGATGGCCGCCCCAGACCCGGAACAGCAGCTGAAACTGATGATGCTGTCTGCG CATGACTCCACCATCGCTGCTCTTCATATGAGCTTAGATGTGTATAATGGGAGGCAGCCACCATACGCTGCCTGTCAAATATTTGAACTGTACAGAGAGGACAAtgg cTCTGTTTCAGTGTCCATGTTTTACCGTAATGACAGCACAGTGGATCCCTACTCACAGCAGTTACCAGGCTGCTCCCTTGACTGCCCCCTGGAGGACTTTGTGAGGATTACAAGGCCCTGGATTTCAGACGACAGGGATAAAGAGTGTCAAGTGCCTTCCAATGGGACAAATAAAG AGCTCATCATCAGTCTGTTGGTGTCCAGCTGTctgctcttcatcctcatcatcgtcCTCCTAAGTGTCATTTGCTCACATAAATCACCAATCAGGACACTGGGATACCAACATGTGATCAACGAGGAGGTCGCAGATGGGTCCTGA
- the LOC122765102 gene encoding claudin-10-like isoform X3, whose amino-acid sequence MWRRRAQILGLLLCTLGLGLVVSTLAMDHWRSAQLEGEVGKSSVVVTAWYWSDLWRDCYEDSSALVNCVDLGVMWTVKSYIQAVRGLLMIGISLGLFGTVLVFFGLECTRIGGEQRSKDRLLMTASAFQLLGCVSDLAAYCLYINRVVVAYLHSKADPSKMSYEIGPPLYLGLVATFLIFLGCITHCATVYRREHPQSRRPMFPVEEQEFRGRKHIHGHKNRSSVSQSAPAYKMTSVVIV is encoded by the exons ATGTGGAGGAGACGGGCTCAGATTCTGGGCCTGCTGCTCTGCACTCTGGGCTTGGGTTTGGTGGTGAGCACACTGGCAATGGACCACTGGAG ATCAGCTCAACTGGAAGGTGAAGTGGGTAAATCCTCCGTGGTAGTGACGGCATGGTACTGGTCAGACCTGTGGAGGGACTGCTATGAAGACTCTAGCGCTCTGGTGAACTGTGTAGACTTGGGGGTGATGTGGACGGTCAAAT CATACATCCAGGCAGTCAGAGGTCTCCTCATGATCGGCATCTCCCTCGGCCTCTTTGGCACCGTGCTCGTGTTTTTCGGCCTGGAGTGCACACGCATTGGTGGAGAGCAGAGAAGTAAGGACAGGCTGTTAATGACGGCATCTGCTTTCCAACTTCTCGGCT GTGTGTCAGACCTGGCGGCTTATTGTTTGTACATAAACAGAGTGGTTGTGGCATATTTACACAGCAAAGCAGATCCGTCAAAAATGAG CTATGAAATTGGACCACCACTATATCTGGGTCTGGTGGCGACTTTCCTTATTTTCCTTGGCTGTATTACTCACTGTGCAACAGTTTACAGAAGAGAACACCCACAAAG CAGACGTCCAATGTTTCCTGTAGAAGAACAAGAGTTTCGAGGAAGAAAACACATACATGGCCACAAAAACAGGTCCAGTGTTTCCCAGAGTGCACCTGCCTACAAGATGACTTctgttgtgattgtgtga
- the LOC122765102 gene encoding claudin-10-like isoform X1 encodes MWRRRAQILGLLLCTLGLGLVVSTLAMDHWRSAQLEGEVGKSSVVVTAWYWSDLWRDCYEDSSALVNCVDLGVMWTVKSYIQAVRGLLMIGISLGLFGTVLVFFGLECTRIGGEQRSKDRLLMTASAFQLLGCVSDLAAYCLYINRVVVAYLHSKADPSKMSVTVLLSYEIGPPLYLGLVATFLIFLGCITHCATVYRREHPQSRRPMFPVEEQEFRGRKHIHGHKNRSSVSQSAPAYKMTSVVIV; translated from the exons ATGTGGAGGAGACGGGCTCAGATTCTGGGCCTGCTGCTCTGCACTCTGGGCTTGGGTTTGGTGGTGAGCACACTGGCAATGGACCACTGGAG ATCAGCTCAACTGGAAGGTGAAGTGGGTAAATCCTCCGTGGTAGTGACGGCATGGTACTGGTCAGACCTGTGGAGGGACTGCTATGAAGACTCTAGCGCTCTGGTGAACTGTGTAGACTTGGGGGTGATGTGGACGGTCAAAT CATACATCCAGGCAGTCAGAGGTCTCCTCATGATCGGCATCTCCCTCGGCCTCTTTGGCACCGTGCTCGTGTTTTTCGGCCTGGAGTGCACACGCATTGGTGGAGAGCAGAGAAGTAAGGACAGGCTGTTAATGACGGCATCTGCTTTCCAACTTCTCGGCT GTGTGTCAGACCTGGCGGCTTATTGTTTGTACATAAACAGAGTGGTTGTGGCATATTTACACAGCAAAGCAGATCCGTCAAAAATGAG TGTAACTGTTCTCCTCAGCTATGAAATTGGACCACCACTATATCTGGGTCTGGTGGCGACTTTCCTTATTTTCCTTGGCTGTATTACTCACTGTGCAACAGTTTACAGAAGAGAACACCCACAAAG CAGACGTCCAATGTTTCCTGTAGAAGAACAAGAGTTTCGAGGAAGAAAACACATACATGGCCACAAAAACAGGTCCAGTGTTTCCCAGAGTGCACCTGCCTACAAGATGACTTctgttgtgattgtgtga
- the LOC122765102 gene encoding claudin-10-like isoform X2, translated as MWRRRAQILGLLLCTLGLGLVVSTLAMDHWRSAQLEGEVGKSSVVVTAWYWSDLWRDCYEDSSALVNCVDLGVMWTVKSYIQAVRGLLMIGISLGLFGTVLVFFGLECTRIGGEQRSKDRLLMTASAFQLLGCVSDLAAYCLYINRVVVAYLHSKADPSKMSVTVLLSYEIGPPLYLGLVATFLIFLGCITHCATVYRREHPQRRPMFPVEEQEFRGRKHIHGHKNRSSVSQSAPAYKMTSVVIV; from the exons ATGTGGAGGAGACGGGCTCAGATTCTGGGCCTGCTGCTCTGCACTCTGGGCTTGGGTTTGGTGGTGAGCACACTGGCAATGGACCACTGGAG ATCAGCTCAACTGGAAGGTGAAGTGGGTAAATCCTCCGTGGTAGTGACGGCATGGTACTGGTCAGACCTGTGGAGGGACTGCTATGAAGACTCTAGCGCTCTGGTGAACTGTGTAGACTTGGGGGTGATGTGGACGGTCAAAT CATACATCCAGGCAGTCAGAGGTCTCCTCATGATCGGCATCTCCCTCGGCCTCTTTGGCACCGTGCTCGTGTTTTTCGGCCTGGAGTGCACACGCATTGGTGGAGAGCAGAGAAGTAAGGACAGGCTGTTAATGACGGCATCTGCTTTCCAACTTCTCGGCT GTGTGTCAGACCTGGCGGCTTATTGTTTGTACATAAACAGAGTGGTTGTGGCATATTTACACAGCAAAGCAGATCCGTCAAAAATGAG TGTAACTGTTCTCCTCAGCTATGAAATTGGACCACCACTATATCTGGGTCTGGTGGCGACTTTCCTTATTTTCCTTGGCTGTATTACTCACTGTGCAACAGTTTACAGAAGAGAACACCCACAAAG ACGTCCAATGTTTCCTGTAGAAGAACAAGAGTTTCGAGGAAGAAAACACATACATGGCCACAAAAACAGGTCCAGTGTTTCCCAGAGTGCACCTGCCTACAAGATGACTTctgttgtgattgtgtga
- the cldn10e gene encoding claudin-10, with translation MKIRVVQIWGFLMTVLGWIFVACTMAMEGWKITSIGGMAGSSIIKVAWYWSSLWRSCFTDSTAVTNCYDYPVLWSVEGHIQIVRGLLMAALSLGMLGFVLSLMGMECTFLGGKDRAKYKKIYSGGWCHIISGSLSTCGYAVYAQYVSVEYFNPDFDGLKYDLGTPLFLGWVGSAFQSTGGFFYLWSVCKPLCGGTQMVITIKPQPDPEQNKSTTALSTVSGITSKTKLSSISELSSKSERSDLSSISSRSERTSKSGRTAKSGRSSKTERTIRSAHSGSRSGSGSESGLSLRSSISTLTESGSSSGGSSSSSSSGGRTVSSLSGSSRSETTPFIKNSYI, from the exons ATGAAGATCCGTGTGGTCCAGATCTGGGGTTTCCTGATGACAGTGCTGGGCTGGATCTTTGTGGCTTGCACTATGGCCATGGAGGGATGGAAGATCACATCCATAGGGGGAATGGCGGGCTCCTCCATCATCAAGGTGGCGTGGTATTGGTCCAGCCTCTGGAGATCCTGCTTTACAGACTCAACTGCTGTGACCAACTGTTATGACTACCCGGTGCTCTGGTCTGTGGAGG GTCACATACAGATAGTGCGAGGCCTGCTGATGGCAGCGCTTTCCCTGGGAATGCTGGGGTTTGTGCTCAGTCTCATGGGTATGGAATGCACCTTCCTTGGGGGAAAAGACCGTGCGAAGTACAAGAAGATCTATAGTGGGGGATGGTGCCACATCATCAGTG gTTCCCTGTCCACATGTGGATATGCTGTTTATGCACAGTATGTCTCAGTAGAATACTTCAACCCTGACTTTGATGGACTAAA GTATGACCTCGGCACCCCGCTGTTCCTCGGCTGGGTCGGCTCTGCTTTTCAATCGACGGGTGGGTTTTTTTATCTGTGGTCTGTGTGCAAGCCACTCTGTGGAGGAACACAAAT GGTGATCACCATAAAGCCACAACCAGACCCTGAGCAAAACAAGTCCACCACCGCTCTTTCCACAGTGTCAGGGATCACCTCCAAGACCAAATTGTCCTCGATATCTGAGCTGTCGTCCAAGTCTGAGCGCTCAGACTTGTCCAGCATTTCCTCCAGATCAGAACGTACATCCAAATCTGGACGCACGGCTAAGTCGGGTCGGTCATCAAAGACTGAGAGAACTATCAGATCTGCGCACTCAGGATCAAGGTCAGGGTCAGGATCAGAGTCTGGCCTTTCGTTGAGGTCCAGTATATCGACTTTGACTGAGTCAGGGagcagcagcggtggcagcagcagcagcagcagcagcgggggTCGCACAGTGTCGTCTTTATCAGGCAGTTCCAGGAGTGAGACCACACCATTCATCAAAAACTCTTACATCTGA